One window of Phalacrocorax carbo chromosome 1, bPhaCar2.1, whole genome shotgun sequence genomic DNA carries:
- the CUL4A gene encoding cullin-4A isoform X3: MADEPQKKPQLSALVGHTNGLTKPASLAAAATRAGGGGSATASSKKLVIKNFRERPKLPDNYTQDTWQKLHEAVGAIQSSISIKYNLEELYQAVENLCSYKVSATLYKQLRQVCEDHVKAQILQCCTDSLDSLLFLKKINKCWQDHCRQMIMIRSIFLFLDRTYVLQNSMLPSIWDMGLELFRNHVISDKQVQNKTIDGILLLIERERNGEAVDRSLLRSLLSMLSDLQVYKESFEQRFLEETNCLYAAEGQRLMQEREVPEYLHHVNKRLEEEGDRVITYLDHSTQKPLIACVEKQLLGEHLSAILQKGLDNLLDENRISDLTQTYQLFSRVKGGQQILLQHWSEYIKNKGNALQFMNLTGRDCEMSRCCVNEGEVVLSVKYDGLDDLQRSIPTQAILFCDSVMHILNLRYLGSLVFVLLHSEMLLEKDVSKRSQ; this comes from the exons CCAACGGGCTCACTAAGCCCGCCTCgctggccgccgccgccacccgcgCCGGGGGGGGAGGAAGCGCGACCGCCTCCTCCAAGAAACTCGTGATCAAGAACTTCAGAG AAAGACCTAAATTACCCGATAATTACACTCAGGACACTTGGCAAAAACTTCATGAAGCGGTGGGAGCAATACAGAGTAGTATTTCTATTAAATACAACCTTGAAGAACTCTACCAG GCTGTTGAAAATCTCTGCTCTTACAAAGTCTCTGCTACACTGTACAAACAGCTGCGACAAGTCTGTGAAGATCATGTGAAAGCACAAATCCTTCA GTGCTGTACAGATTCTCTGGatagtcttttatttttaaagaagataaATAAATGCTGGCAAGATCATTGCAGACAAATG ATCATGATCAGaagcattttcttatttttggatCGTACATATGTCCTTCAGAATTCAATGCTTCCTTCTATATG GGATATGGGGCTAGAATTATTTAGAAATCACGTCATCAGTGACAAGCAAGTTCAAAACAAGACTATTGATGGAATCCTCCTCCTGATCGAACGAGAACGGAATGGTGAAGCTGTGGACAGAAGTTTGTTGCGAAGCTTGTTGAGTATGCTCTCTGATCTGCAG GTTTACAAGGAATCATTTGAACAGAGGTTTCTGGAAGAGACAAATTGCTTATATGCTGCAGAGGGCCAAAGATTAATGCAAGAAAGAGAG GTCCCAGAATATCTTCACCATGTTAATAAACGTTTGGAAGAAGAAGGGGACAGAGTAATAACATATTTAGACCACAGCACACA GAAACCACTGATTGCTTGTGTGGAGAAGCAGCTACTAGGAGAACACTTATCAGCTATTTTgcaaaaag gacTTGATAACCTACTCGATGAAAATAGGATATCAGATTTGACCCAGACATATCAGCTGTTCAGCCGGGTAAAAGGTGGGCAGCAGATCCTTCTGCAACATTGGAGTGAATACATCAAG AATAAGGGGAATGCCCTGCAATTTATGAATCTAACTGGTAGAGACTGTGAGATGTCCAGATGCTGTGTTAATGAAGGGGAAGTTGTGCTAAGTGTAAAATATgatggactagatgatcttcagaggtccattccaacccaagccattctgttctgtgattctgtgatgcacATATTGAACCTAAGGTACTTGGGCAGCCTTGTGTTTGTCTTGCTTCACTCTGAAATGTTACTTGAGAAAGATGTCAGTAAAAGATCACAGTAG